In Juglans regia cultivar Chandler chromosome 13, Walnut 2.0, whole genome shotgun sequence, the DNA window ATTTCTCGAAGATCGGACTTCTTGTATTCATCCTCTTCTACCCACTTGAAATACttacaatatggtaatccctaatcattttaaacatattttggaAACATGTTAGAttcacataatattaaaaattttattaaacatgAATGTAGTTACCTTTGTGTTGTACTtaggacaccctaagaagggtcgtcctggatttcttGTAGTAGATGAGTATCTCACTTGGGCTTCAACTTCACAAAAGCATAATGGTTGACCCATACTTCGTTTACCAACAGATGAAGAAGAGCCCGTGGTGGatgataacatattcttaaatttaatccaatacaattttcagaaaaatagaaCAACCAAGTGAATAATTAATCACCATTTTAGTTGCTTGCTACCATAAATACAGTAAGCAGAAAAGATTAAAATGCAATTTCATCCCACCTTAACTCAAACACAACATAGCCCCATCCCACCATTTAGAGTTGACCACATATATCCTAACAACATGATCTAAGACAACAAGAAAGAAGCAGatgctaattataatatacacATAGTATCAATTTTAAACTTCATGTTTGGACTGCATAAGTAATGCATATAGCGTTCCATAAatttaatagaatatcaaaTGCTTCAGACTGCAAACCCAGGagccaaaagaaaaacttttggaCTGCATATGCAATTGTTCAAAATCTTGCATTGTTCAACATCTTGCACTGCTTATTTTCGTTGCAATTGTCCATAACACTTGGCTGCCTAAATATAGCCTCTCATTCAATACCACATGATTACACAAGTTATGGTTAGGGTGAGGGTACGGTTTCTGGAGATAGACTATAGGTTAATAATTACTACACACATGAGTTATGCTTATTTGTTCCAGGAAACACTTTCAATCAATATCACAAAGGAAAATTCAGATGTTATGTGAATGTTAGCACAAGTATAATAAGACTTTTCAAGGGAACACTCATATATATTCCTatacaaaacaataaaaccCACAGCAATAGCAATGAAGAAACAAATGCTTATCAATTAGTACTGAAGTCTCCACATGCCAATTAAACTTGAAATCATTGCTTCACCTATGTCAAActgaagggagaagaagaaatgaaaggaaacagtcaagaaaaaaaaacagagtataTACCGATGCAATTTCGAATCTGAGAGGTTTCGTATCTAAACAAATTTCGAAATCAGCTGCAATTTCGAATctaaatgaaatgatatttcgaatctaaaagaatttcaaatgtaaaactttagggttagggttagggtttttgtTTCCATGTAAACCTCCTCATAGCCAAACCCAGATTCGGTGATTATGGGAACAAAGAAATCGCCCATCGAAGAAACACTACCAATGGCTGATTCGGTTTAGGGCATACGAAGAAGAAGATGCGATATAGAAGATGAGAACAACCTGAACCTCCCTTCGTGTTTCGTCTTCCTGCACGTCGGTGGGGAAGCTTGTTTCAGCCAAAGACAATGACCACCCATCGTACCTCCCTGCGTTAATAGTCTTCGTAGCTTGCTTGCGAAGCTTGCTGTCTTCCTTGTGGGGTTCCATGGCCATCTACCTTGCTAAGCCGTTACTGAGGTGAGGGAAAACGAGGTGAGGGTAAACAAACGAGGATCTGGGAAAACGAACGAGGTCAGTCATTAGGTGAAGTTTTGCcgaacgcaccgtttcacttaggCTGACGTGGACCCACGGGTACGCGGGGGGTACCCCTCCCGTGTGCAAGTAgctttattgatatatatagtatatatatccAATGGGAGGTTATATGCATATGTTTTGTGGGAGCAAGCTGGCTTGGGAAAGCAGATGTTTTGGCCCAAGATATATACTTAAATAGGTATGATAATATGTAGGCAAATTATGAGATGATGTTAGGCCTCATTGAACACGAGTCAAACATGTAAGTATTTACGCCACCACCTTCACTATACATATCGATTGGGTGTAGTGGCATGCTTAACACCATTTGGTTGCTTGTTGTACAGGCTAATTCATACCATATTGTCTGTACATGGTATGAATGGGAAGGGGTCGGCTTACACCAAAGCCTAATACGTGTCCTGGAATTTTGTAATCTTCTTCCTCGTGCATGTTATGTTCTGCTGGTACGTGGTACAAGTATTTCTCTGATGTTTGACCTGAAGAAGTCATCTTGCCCAAATTCACGGGAGGCTGAACAAGCAGGTGATGTCTTCATGTTTCCATGTACGATTTACTTCAAAGAGTTATGCACTTCTATACAAATGATATGAATTTCGagtaatttttatacattatattttttatacaaaatttgtgGAGCTGCCCAAGTATAGATAGGCCTACTTTACGTACACAAATAAGTTATGGTATTCATACATCTATTGACTTAAGACAATTGATTTTTTCCTTCCTATTAAGCAAGTTGTCCGTAATGATCCAGTGGTGTTAAATGGAACATTCATAATGCATGCCATCCACCTTTTTCTCAAATAAGACTGTAAGACttaaaacactttttttatgctagattttatttcaaatgacTGAAATTGAAGCCCATATTTGCCATTTTCGTATGTGAAGTTTCTTGGATAATCTGGACTgtgaaaacattgatttaatGATGACCTTTGAGAATTGGATTATGACTGGGTTGCATTGGTACTAAGTGCCATAAGCTTTCATTGTTTGGCTGCTGGTCAAGCAGAATTGATGCAAGTTCATGATGTTTAATAGAAAAGTTAAACTATAATAGAAATGTTCGGGTATAATTTGCCTATGTAATATACAAAGTCAGGAATGCATATTTTTAGATGATGGAATTTGGCTGCTGAAGCTAACATATCGTCATTTGGattgatgttttatgagataatGCAGTGTACTAGTTTGGAcagattataactaatattgGAACATGTTTCCATGTAATGGTTCCATGTGATGTTATATGTTGCTTTTAGTTAGCAAGTTATACATGTATGTTTGTTCAATGGAAGGTCTTGAATTTGTTAAATGTAATATAGAATATGAAAGGGTTTATGGAACTTGAAATCATAATATGTATTGTATAGTATTTTTGGGCCCAGGTAGCTAACTTGAATGGTTAGAGGAAGGGCTTTTTACAATAtagattttgaattaaattgtGTAGCTTGGattgatgttttaaattataaattggtaCATGGATGGAATAACTAATTTCTTGGATCTTTGTAATGAACTATAAAGTGAATCCCATAAACTGGGGTAGGACTGAAACAGCAATAAATCGCTGCAATCTCTTTTTGTCCATATAGGTGAATCTCATTTACTGCACGTGGAGGGTTTTCAATGTTCATATAATGTACCTGAGGAGCGCGCAAAGCTAATGCAGCAGGCCAGGCCGGGAGTTGTCAAGGAAAGGTGGTGGGGTGATGAGGAAGTTGTTAGAGAAGTTTGCAAATGCTGAAAATCATCAGTATGGCATGAGCTCTCCCGAAGTTGGCTAGATCCACTCTTGAAGGGTAAGCCAATTCCAAGACCAAATCATCAGTTTTGTTGTTTATAAGTTAGTGCATATCTAAAAATAGATTCAATATAAGTAAGATccaatattttagttataaaatacaCTTTGCGTAGAACTTAATTGATGTTTTTGTCAATGATGTGGCAGACTTTTACATCGAGTGCTGATCTTTTAAGTTGACGTAGCAGCAGGCTTCACATTCAAGAACCCTGGCCAAGGATGTTTCAACCCAATGTATATAAGCTTGTTAATTAACTGGTATGTGCAATTTTTTATGTTGCTACAAGTTTACTAGGGGTTAACTAAGTTTAAAGTAAAGAAATGAATAGCATAATATAACTAAGTTTAGGCTAAGCAAGGGTAAGGTTGGCTGATCATGAAGATCATGCGTGATGGCATGGAGGAGATTCTTTCATTTGCCTTTTGAGTTGTTTTGGAGTActactttaaaatataataaataatggaCTTATTTAGCATACCAAATAAGTCAGCAAGTTTGCTCAACATTTAGTTATAACCAACTCGTGGTTCTCATCATGAtgatagttttaaaattaacaCTAGCCCTGGagatcagaaaaagaaaaaagaatgatcATTATTAAGAAGCAATACAACGAAGTCATGCAACAGCTAATTCAGTACaatagtttgtttttttattttttgatctttTTGGAGCAAGAGTTGCAGACTCTTGCTGTGTTGTGTAGAAAGGTAGATACAGGACCACCAGCTTtgtccaaagaaaaaaaactctgTGATATTGGACACCATGTATGCATGCAACTAGCACACTCTACAGCACTCTACCCTCCAGTTGTTCGATGTTTGTCGGACATTTCTAATTGTCCTATACAGATTTTTGGGGTCTATATATGCCGCCTTTTCCTCAGCCCTATGACAGATTATTATTTACACAGCCCTCCAAATCCCCAAAACCACCCCCAAAGGCCACTATCTAGCCATATATGTATCTAGATATATAGATGGATAGATAGATAGCCACTGTTTTAAACCCTAAAAAcagtagtatataatatatagaaatatatatatagtcgtcACCAGTTTGGAAAGCATGTTGGGTTTGCTGAGGTGTGTGTGTTTGCATTATGCATGCCTGGCCTAGTACTGGATTTAGCATATATTTAAGACAGAATGTTATTAACACAGGTGCTTTCcagatgaattttattttctttttttattagattggGCTGGCATCATGTAGGGAATGAGCTGGGATATATCATAttatcttcataccattttaatattgatatataggTGTAATAGGTTACTAATTAACTAggctatatataatttattaactttcttagctactaaattattatttctttaaccATAATGTAGTTTATGGTTGCAACAATAATGGCATTTATTGTGGTTTCAAAACTTTTTGTGAGATACTTAATCACTTTATACCTTCGCCACCCCCAACaacataaacaaacaaaaaaaaaaaaaaaggtgataaTGCAACATTAAAAAGTGAGACTAATTACCACACACACTTTTCAACTTTATGCAGTCATGTGTGATGCAATGCAAGGGCATGACCATTTTAGGCCGGTTGCTTGTCATCAGTTTATAgggcacctctctctctctctctctctctctctctatagataaaggtatattatatatatagatagaacaaGCTGCATCCTCCTCCTATTACATGATTTTGATAAAAGACACGAGTGCCCTTTTTTGTAGAGCATGCAGCCTTCGAAAGGCTTGATTGAGGAAGTTGcaaaaaaacaagaataataataataagttttcaTGAACAATTGTATGCACATTTGGAATCATCTTCCTTAGCATGCATGTGGTATATGCAAATATAATGGATAGCATGATCTACATCTTGAGTTTCTATATTTACTTCCATTTTAATACCCTTTTTAATtagattaacaatatatattactattaggtagccagctagctagctagctagataattatataatgtagAAGGTAGCTagtaaaaaaaggttttaaataatttctgcTATTTGTTCGTGTGAGTtttatgccaaaaaaaattatataatgtagAAGGCAGTGTATGTACTCCTATTAATTACACCATTATTTGTTCATGTACcccatttgttttcatattaattgCAGATTTCCAACTTGGATATTTCTTTTGTGCAGCAAATTTAGAAGACAGCTGGATCGATCTTTGCCGCTCAATCACCAAGTCATCGCAAAGAAGATCAACGATCGATGTGTGAAGTTGCAGATGATCTCCACCCACCATTTGTTttgatcatatttgttttaacTGGTAGATTTGGATTGTGGATGTTTTAAAGCTTGTAAGAGACATTAGCTGCTCCCATTTGTACTACTTTATTACCTTccattaatgcaccatatgCCAGTTTATAGTAACCTTAAAGGGTATGATGTATTGGATGAAAActtgaatttatattaatataagctTGTTTATGGTTACAAGTATTGGATTAAAGTACTATTTGGTCATATTGTGAATGAATTGGAGCAGGAAATTGGGTACCCACAAAAAATTGTGCTTTTTGTATGTATActggaaaaattaattaaatatatcccTTGCGGCGATTTACAGTTCGCCGAgaaaaagatataaaagaacTGATTCATAATTTGCGGCGAATATAGTTGGATGCCAAAGCAATAAACAAGCTGTCaaattttttgcggcgatttataaatcgccgcaaaaaacctTAAAAACCTTATCTGCGGCGAATATAATTGgacgccaaaaaaaaaaaagcatcataGGCTTTTTTGTGACGGCAACAACTCGTTGCAAATAATAGTTTGCAGCCAAacttattcgccgcaaataaataGTTAGACCAATGATGAATTGGCGATAGACTTTAAAAACGCTGCGAATAATCTATTGCGGAGATTTTGTTGTATTAGCAATGATATAAAGCGCTGCAAAAACTTTTTCACAGCGATACTATATTGAAAACCCAACGTTATTTGCGAcgtaattaagaatattatcagtGAAAAAATTCGCTGCAAACAAAAATTTTTCACGGCGAATTTTGAATTTCGCTGGCGAAATTAATAAATGTCTCAATAATTGCGACTACTGTCCGGCGCAGCATATTTTGCTGCAAATAATTATTAGCAGCGAATTATGtggttatttgcggcgattttaggCATTGGAAAAAGCTctgtttcttgtagtgtttaTTCATCACTAACTTGTAGGACAAATACTCTCACGGAAGTGTCACGATATTGCCAAATTCTGCttctatttattctttattattcttCAGTTCGGCCCGACCCTGGAAATGGCCTCCCTCacaatactaataaaaaatattatatatatatatatacattaagcAATATATTATGTGGGAGATATAATCTAAAAGATCTTGGCATCGGCAAAGCGGAGTATATCGAACATAGAAAAGGCCATAAGTGGGTAATTTTATAAGTCCACGACCTTTCGCTACTACGTAATTGCTAAACAAGGGATGCTGTAATTGCAAACCCAAGTCTACTCGCAATGACCATACTATTTTCAATTTAACAAGCGGTTTTAATTAGCATGTCAATCCAACGTACACCAATATGACACGAGATTAATTAAAGGGTGGGTTTGATGTATAAATAAGATTAgggttaattaattatattttattgattagacacgattaaaaaacaaattatttccGCTAGCTTAGACCCAGTACTTAAACATTCAATTCAATTGACTCGCATAACATcctatatatcattatattaagAGCTTTGCTAGATACAAGCGGTTTGGTGTACCAAATCGCATATCAATgctgacatgattttttttattaaaaataaaaaaaaaattaagaggatAAAAGGTCATTtgtcttataaaaattatttccgtcTTCAATTCACATCGTTTCATTAAATAGATACCTTACATGTCAGTATTGGTGTTTGAACTCGTTTGCAAGAAAGTTTTTccttaaattaaatattttacgttaattatattttttgagatgaaagagagTCTAGCTTTAATTatgtctaattttaagctaaaGAAAACTGCTACAAacttaaagaaattataaaaagtaaaccAACAAACTGATACAATTTCATGAAATCagttatatctactttataataaaaataattttataatctgacatagcATATTAAATCacactaatttataaatttatttttatataatcactttataactaaaatattttactaagcTAAAACTGGCGTTTGTTACTTACAAATccaaaaggaaacaaattaatACGTATTAATTACAAGTCTTATAAACGGCTCATTGACCAATTGTGATAATTGCGCGTCCCAATAAACtcctaattaatttgttgtttccagttttgaaaattaatgaaacGTACTCCGACTGCACGTCGCATGAACaccatatgtataatataattacatatttcaAGTTGCTTGTGGAAATTTAGAGATACATGAGCTGTAAAAAGAAACAATGTAAACatggaaaaaagtaaaaatggaaaaaagaaaagaaaaacaaaggatttGATGGATATTTCATCCAGGGAGTTGCTATTATATGGAAGCTCCCATCCTGTACCATTACGTTACGCCGGTTCTCGACTCCCTCCTCCATGATCACCAGGGTTCATTTCGCCTCTCGCGTGGTCATGACCATTTTCCAACTGCCTCTGCCCTCTGCTTCCTCCTCCATTTGCAGCCATTTTAGAAGTTGGGGTTCTCATATCAGAACCGAACTCAATGTCCCCATTTTCTCTGGGACGGGACTGGCCGAGGTTTTGCTTAGGTCTTTGGTTTTTGTAGCGCCGGTTGCAGAGCCGGCTAAGACAGCAAGCAATTGCCGATATAGCGATGACTACGGCAAGAACGATGAAAACTGTCCCGAATGATCCATTTGAATGGTGTGAAGGTGGCTGGCTTGCGACGGTGTTGGCCGGATAAACCAGAACTggctgctgttgctgctgcgGCAGCTGCTGCTGGGGCTGCAAAGACATTTTCACTCTTCGGGCTTCGTTGAGAGAAGAGAAAGGGTGGGGGTTTGGTTTTAGTATAGGTCTGCAGCAGCTCTTGTTCTTTGAGTGTAGACAAAGGGAGTTGTTGGGAAGACGTCATGAAACAAGCAATTATTCATTGCCTATGTGAAGGGTTTATTAACAGTAAGGTTCAAATTCGTGGGTTCTTCGATTCAGTAAAGGAGGAACTAACTTTAATAAAGAGAGACAACTAATTAAAGATATTCCTCACGTTCTTTGCTGCGAAAGATTGGGCATGCAGTGCCTTTGCTTTTTGTGGAGGGAAAGTAAGATTTTGGCCTATTTGGACAGCACACTCTGATCAAGGCCCCATGCATGAAAGAGCAGCAATCATTTACTCAGTGCTTCCATATATAATCATTTGGTTAGGATAATCTGTGGTGCAACTCATCATGTATACagaagttaattaattatttcgtGTATAGAGAAACTTTAGCGATAAATAATTGCATAAAAGTATACTCATAAACATACTTGATTTGACGtggtacgttaaattataaaattatttttattataaagtagatataatgtatcatataaaaccatgttaatttgtgaatatatttttattaaatttttttgtagctATATCTATCCTCTTATGAATAACATTTGGTCAAATTTGGATTAATCTAATCCATTTTATCACATAAATAAATGAATCTCTAAAACAAGCATCATAAATCTTGTTTCAATAAGCTTTTTGATAGCTATTTCGTGCACAGGTGACCCGACCAGCAGCCATATCTTACATATCggttaaaatgttttttttttttaaaaaaaataaagctagaATATTCAAATGATtctattttttgagaaaaccGGATACttcatattaataattcacCCAAGAAGGTTGTGAATACAATGAGGATAATCCTCTACATGAATGGATTCATCAGAGAGGTCTAATGAACTCTTTGCCAAAGTATGAGCCACTACATTAACTTGCCTAGGAACATGCTTAACAGACCATGGACTAACTTGTTCTAGCAACAACTTGATATCTTGACAGATTAAGCTACTTGAATTCCAGCTATCTTCCCTACCATTGATAGCTTTTACCACAATCATGGAATCCCCTTCAAGGATAATATTTGTGAGACCAAGCTCTATACAAAATTGGACTGCTCTTAAGGCTGCCAATGCTTCCCCTGGCAATGGATTTGGGAAAGAAGCTCGAGATGATCTGAGAGTGGCTGTAACCAGTCCTTTACAGTCTTTGACAACTACTCCAATGCCTACCCTACAATGAGTTTTGTCAATGGCTGCGTCCCAATTCACCTTGAAACTGTCAAGAGGTGGCTTACTCCACTGGAGGGGAGGCTGAACTTGGTTGCTTTTTTGTCTTTGAGGACACCTTGCCATAAGTAAATCTAAGATGCTTGTAGAGACAAGGTTAAGAACTTGTTGAGGGGAGGAAAACCGAGTTTCAAAGATCCACTTGTTCCTTCTGAGCCAGAGCTGCTTAAAGGTGAATGCCAGTACTTGATGTTCCTCTTTTGGAAGAGTTGAAAAGAGCTGTTCCAAAATTACACTAAATGGGGCCTCGTCAATACTGCATTTTTGGAGTTTTCTTGAGCTGCTGCTCTACACATCCTGAGCAGCTTTACAAGTCCAAAGAGCATGGGAAGTGGTTTCTGGTTCAGACAGGCAGATTGGACACAAAGGGGAGTCAATCACCTTTCTTCTATGCAGGCTCACCTTTGTGGGAGTATGTCTTTGGCAGCTCTCCATAGAAAGATTTTGAGAGCATTTGGGACCTGGAGCTTCCAAATGTGTTGCCATACATCTGTGTTATGAGATGACTCTGAAGTTTGTTCCATCTTTTCAGTTTTAAGTGACATTTGAAGATGCTATGCAGATTTCACTGAAAATTTGCCATTAACAGTGCATCTCCAAGTCAGTTTGTCATTGCTTTTGCATGGGCTGATATGAATCTTTGATATGATTGAAGCTTCCACTGAACTGAATAGGTCTTGTATCAAGGGCATATTCCATTGAAGGGAGTCTTGGTCAATTAGAGTGGCCACCGTAGCCTCCTGGGGCAGAATCCTAGGATAGGATTGTATTTTGTAAGAAGATGGATAAGGGACCCATCTATCTAACCATATCTTAATACTTTGACCATTCCCTACCTTCCATAGGAGGCCTTCAAGTAGTAGAGGTCTAGCTACTGTGATGCTTTTCAAGACAAAAGAATCACCATTCCTTACTTTTACTTCGTAGAAATCTTTTGAAGGGTAGTACTTTGCTTGGAGTACACGTGTTGCAAGTGAGGATGGGTTTGTGAGAAGCTTCCATCCTTGCTTTGCCAAGAGAGCTttgttgaaattttcaaaatcccTGAAACCCAAACCCCCCTTTTGTTTAGGCTTTCCCATTCCCTGCCAACTAAGCCAGTGCATCTTGGATTTTTGGTCTCTCAAGCCCCACCAAAAGGATTGCATACTCTTGTTAATATTCCTCAGGATACACTTTGGAATTAAGAAAATACCCATACAATATGTGGGAATTGCTTGGATAACTGCCTTTAGAAGGATTTCCTTTCCAGCTTGGGATAGCAAGTTGGTTTTCCATTTACAGATCTCGCCTTTAATTTTGTCCAGGATATGGTTGAAGGCCTTTGTTTTGTTCTTGCTGAAGTAGATGGAAGTCTTCCCAAGGTTGAGCCTCTGACCAGAAGCTAATTCATAGGCTCTTAAAATGCTGTGTAATCTAGACCACTCCAAAGCCTGAGCCTTACTAAAGACAAGACTGTCATCTGTAAAAAATAAGTGATTAACAGTAAAGGAGCCAAGGGTAATGGGAATTCCAGAGATGAGCCCCATTTGTTCAGCTTGGTTTAAAGCAAAGCTAAGCATTTCTGAgcacaaaatgaaaagatagGGAGAAAGGGGATCTCCCTGTCTAATACCCCTGGTGGGTTTGAAGGATGCTTGAGGAATTCCATTTAGAATGGAGTAAGAAACTGTGCCAATACATTGCATAATAAGATCAACCCAATGCTTGACAAAACCCATCTTAAGCAAAACTGCTTGTAAAAAGGATCACTCTAtcctatcataggccttgctcatgtcgAGTTTGAGAGCCATAAATGCATCCTTTTGCTTCCTCATTCTGTTTTGCATGGAATGTAGCAGTGCATAGGCTACAATAGTGTTATCAGAGATAAACCTGCCAGGGACAAAGGCACTTTGTGTTTCTGAAATCAGAGAAGGTAAAATGGCTTTTAGTCTGTTTGCAATAACCTTTGCAAGGATTTAGTAGAGTACATTGCAAAGGATAATAGGtctgaaatttgaaacaaacaAGGGGGAGTTCTTTTTGGGAATTAAGGCAATGAAGGCATTGTTAATGGCCTGAAAACCAGTTTTTAAGGTGAGCAATTCAAGGACAGCAGCAACTACATCATTCTGTACAAGTGACCAATGGTTCTGAAAAGATAGGGCAGGAAACCCATCTGGTCCAGGAGAACCCAgtggattcatataaaaaaggCCCCTTTCAATTTCCTCTCGAGTGTAGATCTTAGTAAGGTTTGAATTCATCTTAGCAGTGAAACTTGGATTGAACTTTCCAAAAGGTCTTCAATTCCTACTGGATTGGAGGAGGAAAAAAGATCCATAAAGAAAGCCTGAAATTCTCTCCCAATATCTTGCTTGG includes these proteins:
- the LOC109013722 gene encoding uncharacterized protein LOC109013722 — translated: MEQTSESSHNTDVWQHIWKLQVPNALKIFLWRAAKDILPQSIDEAPFSVILEQLFSTLPKEEHQVLAFTFKQLWLRRNKWIFETRFSSPQQVLNLVSTSILDLLMARCPQRQKSNQVQPPLQWSKPPLDSFKVNWDAAIDKTHCRVGIGVVVKDCKGLVTATLRSSRASFPNPLPGEALAALRAVQFCIELGLTNIILEGDSMIVVKAINGREDSWNSSSLICQDIKLLLEQVSPWSVKHVPRQVNVVAHTLAKSSLDLSDESIHVEDYPHCIHNLLG
- the LOC109013723 gene encoding uncharacterized protein LOC109013723 — its product is MSLQPQQQLPQQQQQPVLVYPANTVASQPPSHHSNGSFGTVFIVLAVVIAISAIACCLSRLCNRRYKNQRPKQNLGQSRPRENGDIEFGSDMRTPTSKMAANGGGSRGQRQLENGHDHARGEMNPGDHGGGSREPA